The Tessaracoccus aquimaris sequence GGCCGTGCTGCCGCCGCTTCGCCGGTCGCTGCTGGAGATCGGCGCTCGACTGCGGGCGGTCGGGGTGCTGGACGATCCGTCGGAGGTCTTCCATTTGGTGTGGGAGGAGGTCACGGCGATCCGCGACCCGGAGAGTCTTGGCCCGGATGAGGTGCAGGGACTGCGTGACGCGGTCGCGCGCCGGGCGGCCCGTCGCGCGGAGTTGAGGGGCGTGCCGATGATCGACACCCGCCGCGTCTTCCGCGCAGCGGTTCAGGGCGCCATCGCCAGCGGCACCCCGGCGGGAGCTGGCACCGTGACCGCGGTCGCCCGGATCGTGACGGGTTCCGACGAGTTCGACCGGCTACGCGAGGGCGAGGTCCTGGTGTGCCCCTACACGAACCCGACGTGGACCCCGCTTTTCGCGCGGGCCGCCGCGGTCGTCGTCGACACCGGATCGATGGCCTCGCACGCGGCGATCGTCGCCCGCGAGTACGGGGTGCCCGCGATCATGGGCACCGGCAACGGCACCGCGACCATCCGTGACGGGCAACTCGTCACCGTCGACGGGTCGCAGGGCGTCGTCACGAGCGTGGGCGGCCATGCTTGACGCGGCCCCGCAGCGGAGGCGCGGCGAGGCCCTGCTCGCGGCGATCCGCGCCGCGACGCTCGACGAGTTGGGCGAGCACGGCTACGCGGCCCTGACCATGGAGGCCGTCGCCCGCCGGGCGGGCGCGAGCAAAGCGTCGCTGTACCGCAGGTGGCCGAGTCGGGCCGACCTCGTGATCGACTGCGTGCGCCACATCGCGCCCGCGCCCGCCGATCTGCCAGACACCGGCGAACTGCGGGGCGACCTGGTTTCCGCGCTCACCCTGGTCGCACGGGCGCTCGACGGCGTCGCTGGGGAGGCCATGCGCGGGCTGCTGGCCGAGGCGCTCCCCGACGTCGACCGGTTGCGCCAACTGCGCGCCACCACCAGCGGCCGGCACGCGGCGCTGATGCGGGAGGTGGTCGGCCGGGCCGTCTCGCGCGGGGAGGCACCACCTGAGGCCCTGGCGCCGTTGCGGCTCGAGGTCGGGGTGGCCCTGCTGCGGCACCGGTTCCTGTTCGATGGCGGGCCGCTGCCGCCCGAACTGGTCGGCGAGATCGTCGACGACGTCCTGCTGCCTCTCTACCTGTCCCGGGAGGGGTGAGCGCACCGTCGGCCAGAATGCGACCATGAGCGCGCGACCCGACGGCAAACCTGATGGCCTGGACGCCCGCACGGTGCTTCGCGGCGTGGTCCTCACGGTGCGCTTCGTCCTGGAACTCGCGATGCTGGCGGGCGTCGCCACGGTCGTGACGAGGCTGCTACCCGGCGCCTGGGGCTGGGTCGCCGCCGCCGTCTCGGTGGTCGCCGTCGCGACGCTGTGGGGCCTGCTGCTCTCGCCCAAGGCCAAGGTCGTGCTTCCCGCCTGGGGCAGGCTGGCACTCGAGGCTGTGCTGTTCGTCGGCACCGGGATCGCACTGGCGGTGCTCGGGATGCCCGTCGTCGGCCTGACGGGGGTTGGCGTGTGGGCCCTCCACAGGGTCGCGCTGGCGCTGCTGGAACAGCGGCGCGACCACTAGGGTCTGACTACAACGCCAGACACGTCGGGATCGTCCGCAATTAATAGATCAATTCGGTGCACGCCGCGCGACGTCGCCCCAACGAACCGGCACCGGCCGAGAGGAGATTCAGTGCCCGCGACCTTCCTGATCGCCGACACCCACCTCGGCCACGACATGGTCGCGCGCCTTCGCGGGTTCGCCGACGCCGTCGAGCACGACGACCGGCTCGCAGAACGCTGGCACCGGCAGGTGGGGCCCGAGGATCACGTCTGGCTGCTCGGTGACGTCGCGATGGGGGACAGGCGAGCGCATCTGCGCTGGATCGCCACCTGGCCCGGCGTCAAGCACCTGGTGCTCGGCAACCACGATCGCCCTCACCCGCTGCACCGCAACGCCCACGCACACCTCGGCCCATACGAGGAGGCCTTCGAGAGCGTCCAGTTGGCCGCGAAGCTGAGGCATCCGGGGCTGAGCCTGCTGCTTTCGCACTTCCCGTACGACGGCGACCACACGGAGGAGGAGAGGCACAGCCAGTGGCGGCTCCGCGACCTCGGCACGCCCCTGATCCACGGCCACACCCACTCCACCGAGGTCGTCACGCAGAGCGCCGCCGGAACCCCGCAGATCTGCGTCTCCCTCGACGCCTGGCCGACCCGCTTCCCGACCCTTGCCGAGTGCTCGGAGTTGGCCTCCGGAAGGTAGTGGGCTAGCCAGGACGTGCATGACGGCGAGGCGGTGGTGAGGAACCAGACCGGTCACCGTCCCTAACACTCAGATCCAGGTGAGGGCGAAGAGCGCGATCATCACGAGGATGTGGATCACGGCGATGAAACCCGCCGGGAGGCGCCGAGTGAACCAAACCGTTGCAGCGGCCACCACGACACTGACAGCGATGACAAGCACTCCCACGGCAATGCTCACTCCGCCAGGGTTCGGGACCTCGGCACTTGGGAAGAAGCGAGTCGAGAAGACCACCTGGATGTAGAGGAAGAACGCCCACAGTGAGGCGATGGCGATGGAGACCACGATCTTGATGTTCCTCGCGGTCCGCGCATCCATCGGGTCGAAGTCGAGCGGATCGATCATCGGTTCACCGCTCCTTCCCCCGGTCGCGTCCTGCCATGTGCTTGAGACTTTAGCGTCGGCGGGCTGTAGGCCGTTGACTACGGCGCGAGAACGATCTGGTCACTGCGACTTCCCCCGGAGTCGAGGCGGCCCACTGACTGGCGGGTCCGGGATCGGGGATGTCCGGTAGCCGGTTGACGGGTGCTGAGCCTCGGTCGCGAGGTTGGACCTCCTTTGGGACTGTGAGGTTGTGGTGGAAGCGGCACGATCTTCGCTTCCTCCCAGCCTGCAACTGTCCGGACCGTTCTTGACACTTGGTGTCACGCTCAACGTTCCCCATGATCTTTACAGTGGAAACTTACCGCTGTATGGTTACCGCGTGGATACCTACCATCACGGAAACCTCCGTCGCGCGGCGCTCGATCGGGCGCTGAAGGTCGTGGCAGAGCGCGGGCCGCAAGCATTGAGCTTGCGGGAGATCGCGGCCGACCTTGGCGTGAGTCACACTGCGCCGCGCCATCACTTCGGCTCGATCAAGGGGTTGCTCACCGCGATCGCCGCGGAGGGGTTCGACATGCTGAGGGGCCGGCTCGTCGCTCTCCGCGAGGCGGGGGCGCCGTTCCTCGAGTTCGGTGTTGCCTACGTCGAGTTCGCGACGGAGAACCCTGCCCACTTCACGGTCATGTTCCAGCCGACGCTCACCGACCCGAACGACTCATCGCTTACTGAGGCGTCGCAGGGGGCGTTCAACGAACTCCGCGCCGGAGTCGCGGCGATTGCCCCGCAGAGCACCACGGAGCTCGCGGCGGCCCTCGTCACCGCCTCCTGGTCGATGATGCACGGCCTTGCGACGCTCGATCTGACAGGCAATCTCGCGCGCTCGCAGATTCGAGAGCTCCTCGGCCTGTCCGACATTGCGGACATCGCGCGCTGCGCGGGCGGGCTTCTCGGCGGCTCGCAGGGCGGGTCATCGTCATGACGCGCCTCACGGTGAAGGGTGTGTTGGCGGGTGTCGCCGCCTTCACCGTGACGACGATCGCGACGATCGCCGCCACGACGCTGGCGACCGGAGGTGAACCGGCGGCACGCCTGGCGCCGCTGCAGCCCGCCTCGGGCGTCGAGCCGCCGGAGTCAGGTCCCGTGGCCACCACCCGCAGCGATCTCACGTTTCCGGTCGACGGTGGCAAAGCGGGAGCGGTCCTCGTGGAACCGGAGGGCGGTGCCGAAGTGGGAGTGGTGATCGTCGCCGGCGCGGGAGGTTCCGGCCGCGGGGACCTGCTCGCCCTGGCGGAGCAGTTCGCCGAGCACGGCGTCGCAGCCCTCACGTATGACAAGCGTGCGGACGGATACACGTTCTTCCGACGCGACTACCCCCAACTGGCAGACGATGTCATCGCCGCCGCCGCGGCGATGCGCGCCTCTACCGGGATCGACCGAATCGGAGCGCTGGGAATCAGCGAAGGTGGCTGGGTCATCAGTGACGCAGCCGCCCGCCCGAGCACACCGCTGGCGTTCACCGTCCTGGCATCCGCTCCGGTGGTCACCCCTGGAGAGCAGTCCGCGTGGATCGTCGACAGCAGGCTTCAGGCGTCACCCGCATGGGTCCGACTCGCCCTGGCCACCATCAACGGGCAAGGCCGGTTCCTCATGGACTACTTCGACTTCGACATCCGCCCGCGACTGGCTGCCGCCCACACCCCGGTGATGGCGATCTGGGGGGCCGAGGACGCCATCGTCCCGATCAACGAGGCATACCGTCGCCTCGACGCTGCCCTCGACGGGGTGCTTGTCGCACGCATCTTTCCCGGACTCGGCCACGATATGTCGGCGGACGTGGACGTCTGGCTTCCTGCGGTAGCGGCATGGATCAGACAACCTGACGGCGCGGGCCTCAGTGGAGTCGGGCCCTCCTCCGATCTCGGTGTTGCGCCGATTCCGCCTCCTCGATGGTATTCGGACCCGCGCCTTCACCTGGCGGTCGCGATCCTGGCCACCATCACGACCGTGGTGACCATCACGCACCGGACAAGCGCAAGCCAAACACGATGAACGACAAAGGGGTAACACGATGAGCACTTCCCAGACAATCACCGCCGGTGTGGTTCTGCTGACGGTGATCGGAATCGCCTACGGCGGAAGCTTCCTGCTGCGGGTGCTGAGCCGAACCGTGCCGGCCAACGACCTTCAACGCTCGTACTTCCGGGCTGGTCACGCCCACGCCGGTGTGCTCGTGATCCTGGGGCTCGTTGTCATGCTGCTGATGGCAGTGGCCGGGGTGACCGGGCTGTTCGCCACCCTCTCCATGGGAGTGCTGTGGGCGGCGATCCTGATGCCAGCGGGGTTCTTCCTCAGCGTCGTCGGGCGCGACCCCGAGAAGCCCAACGGCCTTCGCTACCTCATCTACGCCGGAGGACTCGTGCTCGTCGTCGGCGTCGGGTCCGCCGGTATCGGCCTCATCGCGGCCGGTATCGCCTGAGACCCACACGCCAGCAACGCGCCAGGTCGACGCGTCGGTGGGTGTCGTGGATTTGATTAGCAGGTGGTCGTCGGGGCGGAGGCCGCTCTGGCTGCGCGCCTACCCCCGACGGAGCCCGCGAGCGCGACGATCCCTGCCAGCAGGAGGAACGCGGCTCCCGCCCATGCGGCGATGAGCGGGTGACTCGAATCGCCGATGCCCACCAGGAAGGCTGCGGGTGCGGCCAGGAACACGACGCCGGGCCAGATCATCGAAGTATCACGGGCCATGTCGAAGGCGATGCCCACGCATCCAGCCAAGGCGAACAGCCAAGCGATCGCAGGCTCGAGGAAGCCAGAGACCCCAGCGGAGGTCCAAGACATCGGTATCCATACCTCGCCTGCGGGGGTGCTCGCGTAGCTCGCTAGCTCCCATGTTGAGGCGATACCGATCACCAGCGCCATCAGTCCAAGAGCTAATGCGACAAGCTTGGCTAAGTCGGTCATGAGCGCGCCTTCCTGGGAGACCGGGTGCCTTAGGCTAGCCAGCCGCCTATTGACCAACCGTGTCACCTGGGAAGTCCGCAGCAAACGTGCACGAGTCTTGATCACCAACCCGGGCTTGAATAGAGGCAGCATCTGCGGCAGCGGCCACCCGATCAACCATTGGGGGTGTGCCAGTGCCCGTCTGGTGTGACTCGTCAACCCGACTTCTGTTCGTTGGGACGCCGGTTGCGTCAGTGAACAGGGCTGGAGGGCCCTCGGGGACTCGGTTCTCCAGCGAGCGCTCCGCACATCCGCCCCACAGGCAGGCGTCAACTGGGACGTAAACGCGTGCAGACACGTGGGGAACGAAACGCGGATAGGCGTTGGCGCCTAGCCAGGAGCGTTCGAAACGGCATCCGGCTGGGGCAGATGCTACTGGTGGGCGCAGAGGGACTCGAACCCCCGACATCTTGCTTGTAAGGCAAGCGCTCTAACCAACTGAGCTATGCGCCCGCGGGCTAGACAAGGCTAGCCACATCCGCGCCGCCGGGCTAGTCGTCGGGCGGCGCGGATCCGTCTACTGGGCGAGGCGCTGGCGCACCAGCGCCGCGATCTCCTTGCCCTCCGCGCGACCGTCGGCCTTCGCGGCGACGGCCTTGACCAGTCCGCCCATCTGCTTCATCGTGGCGGGCTCGTCCAACTCGGCGAACGCCTCGTCGACCAGGGCCGAGAGTTCGTCGGCGGTCAGGGGAGCGGGGAGGTACGCGGAGATGATCTCGGCCTCCGCTGTCTCCTTCTCCGCCAGTTCCGGGCGACCCGCGCTCGCGTAGGTCTCCGCCGAATCGCGCCTCTTGCGCAACTCCTGGTTAATGACGTCCAGTTCCTGCGCGTCCGTCAGTTCGCGGGGCGCGTCGCCGGCGACCTCCTCGACGTGGATCGCGGCCAGCAGCGAGCGGATCGTCGTCTTCGCCGCCTCGTCCTTGGCGCGCATCGCGGCCGCCAGGTCCTGCTTCAGGCGGGTCTTGCTTGCTCCCATGTGGGCACCTTCCTCTTCGCCCCATTGTCGCACCGACGCGCGCGGACTCGGGAGACGGCGCCGACGGCGCTAAGATCGTGGATTGTGGCTAACGAAGACCTGAGCGCGCGCATCCAAGACCTCGAACACTCCCTGGAGTCGATCGAGGCCGTTGCCGACCTCGACAAGCTCCGCTCGGAGATCGCCGAACTCGAGGAGCAGGTCGCCGCGCCGAACCTGTGGGACGACCAGGACAACGCGCAGCGGGTCACCTCGCAGCTCTCCGCCAAGCAGGGCGAGGTCGACCGGATGGTCGGCCTGCGTTCGCGTCTCGACGACGTCACCGTGATGCTCGAACTCGCCGAGGAGGAGAACGACGCCGACGCCCGCGCCGACGTCGTGCGCGACCTCGAGAAGCTTGGCAAGGACATCGAGGCGCTTGAGGTCCGCACCCTGCTGTCGGGCGACTACGACCCGCGCGACGCGCTGATCACCATCCGCGCCGAGGCCGGGGGAGTGGACGCCGCCGACTTCGCCGAGATGCTGATGCGCATGTACCTGCGCTGGGCCGACCGGCACGGCTACCCCACCGAGATCTACGACACCTCCTACGCGGAGGAGGCCGGGCTGAAGTCCGCGACTTTCGCCGTCAAGGCACCCTTCGCCTACGGCACGCTCTCGGTCGAGCAGGGAACGCACCGCCTCGTGCGGATCTCCCCGTTCGACAACCAGGGCCGCCGCCAGACCTCGTTCGCCGGCGTCGAGGTGCTGCCAGTCACGGAGGAGGCCGATCACGTCGACCTGCCTGAGGCCGACCTGCGCATCGACGTGTTCCGCTCGTCCGGGCCCGGCGGCCAGTCGGTCAACACCACCGATTCCGCCGTGCGCATCACACACCTGCCCACCGGCATCGTGGTGAGCTGCCAGAACGAAAAGTCCCAGTTGCAGAACAAGGCCGCCGCCCTCCGGGTGCTGCAGTCGCGCCTGCTGGAGCGCGCCCGCCAGGAGCGCGAGCAAGAGATGAACGCGCTCAAGGGCGACGGGGGCAACTCGTGGGGCGCCCAGATGCGTTCCTACGTAATGAACCCCTACCAGATGGTCAAGGACCTGCGCACCGAACACGAAGTCGGCAACCCCGAGGCCGTCTTCGATGGCGAGATCGACGGATTCATCGACGCGGGCATCCGCTGGCGCAAGACCACCGAGACGGGCTCCTGAGGCCCCACGCACCCTTTCCGAATGAGGCACGACCCGCGTGTCGCATTAGGACTCACGTGGGCGACGACCTAGACTCCAGTCTGGTCTGAGAATTTCTCAGGCTAACTTCCCCACCTGTCGGAGTGCACCGCGTGATCACGTTCGAGGACGTCACCAAGTTCTACCCGGGTCAGGAACGCCCTGCCCTGCGCAACATCAATCTTGAGATCGGCAAGGGCGAGTTCGTCTTTCTCGTGGGCCAGTCCGGCTCCGGAAAGTCCACGTTCCTGCGCCTGATCCTGCGCGAGTACCGCGCCACCAAGGGCACCCTGTACGTGGCGGGCAAGAACCTCGGAACCATGAACCAGTGGAAGGTGCCTGCGCTCCGCCGCCAGATCGGCACCGTCTTCCAGGACTTCCGACTGCTGCCGGGCAAGACCGTCTACGAGAACGTCGCGTTCGCGCTGCAGGTGATCGGCCGCCCCGCAAAGGAGATCCGCAAGATCGTCCCCGAGACGCTCGAACTGGTCGGCCTCGAGGGCAAGGAGGACCGCCCCTCCGACGAACTCTCCGGCGGTGAGCAGCAGCGCGTGGCCATCGCGCGCGCCTTCGTGAACCGTCCGAAGATCCTGATCGCGGACGAGCCCACCGGCAACCTCGACCCCGAGACCTCGGTCGGCATCATGAAGTTGCTCGACCGGATCAACAAGGCGGACACCACGGTCCTGATGGCCACCCACGACTCGTCCATCGTCGACCAGATGCGTCGCCGGGTCCTCGAACTTCGCTCCGGCGAACTCGTCAGGGACCAGGCCAAGGGCGTCTACGGCACGGCGTAGGGCAAGGAGCAACCACACACATGCGACATTCACTACGCGAAACTTGGTCGGGCCTTCGACGCAACCTCGCCATGACGATCGCCGTCATCGTGACGATGGGCGTCTCCCTCTCCCTCCTGGGCGCGGGCATCCTGACCGCGATGGAGGTCGACCTCGCAAAGCGGAGCCTCTACAACAAGGTCGAGATCTCCGTGTTCCTCTGCACCGAGCAGACCCAGGGCGGACGATGCGCGCCGGGCAAGGCGACCACCGACGCCCAGCGTGAACAGATCCAGCAGACCCTCGAGGCCAACCCCGAGGTCAGCGAGGTCGTCTACGAGTCGAAGGAGGCCGCGTTCGAGGAGTTCAAGCGGGTCTTCGCCGAGTCCCCGGTCGTTGACTCCCGCACCGCGGCCGACATGCAGGACTCGTTCCGCGTCAAGCTGGTCAACCCCGAGAACTACGCCGGCGTCGTCAGCGAGGCAAAGGGTCTCCAGGGCGTCCAAGCGGTGCAGGACCTGCACTCCGTCCTCGATCCCATGTTCAAGTGGCTCGGCGCCCTCCAATGGGCGACCATCACCATGTCGGCGCTACTTCTGCTCGCAGGCGCCCTCCAGATCGCCAACACCATCCGGATGGCCGCCTTCACCAGACGCCGCGAAATCGGCATCATGCGACTGGTCGGCGCATCCAACCTCTACATCCTGCTGCCGTTCCTGCTCGAGTCCCTTGTCGCGGGCCTGATCGGCATCGTCATCGCCGCCGGAGCGCTCACCGCGGGCTACTGGTTCGTCATCGTAGAGAACGCTCAAACCTCAATTACAGCTTTACCGTGGATTGGCTGGACCGACCTGGCAACTGCCATTGTTGCCATTGCGGTCGTAGGCATCGCTCTCGCTGTGATCCCAACACTGCTCGCAACACGAAAGTACCTGCGAATCTAGACCGATTGGAGTGAAGCGTGAACAGGGATCTTCCCCCAAGCCCGTTCGTCGCCAACTAACCACCCGCCTGGCACGTGGCATCGTCGCCGCCGCCTGCGCCGTCACCCTCGTGTGCAGCACGTGGACGCCGGCAACCGCCGACGACCTCGACGACCGCAAGGAACAGCTCAAGCAGGAGATGGCCACGCAGGCCGTCGCCGTCGACGAGGCGCACGCAAGCCTCAACAGCGCCGTCCAGGCGGCCGCTGACGCCCGCGCCCAACTCGCCGACGCCAAGGCCGCCCTCGCCGCCGCAGAGTCGGCCCAGCGTGAGGCCGAGGAGCTCGACGCGCAGCGCGAGAAGGAACTCGCCGCCGCCGAGAAGAAGCTCAAGCAGGCACAGGCAGACGTCGCAGCGGCCAAGGCGGCGCTCGACTCCGTCAACAAGCGCCTCGACGAGGAGATCCTCGTCACCACGCAGCAGAACAGCGGCCTGCTGAACCTGGCCCTGATCTTCAGCGACGTTGACGCCTCCAACCTCAATCAGCGCGCGCAGCTCGCCGACACGCTCTTCGACTCGTCGACCAAGCAGCTCGACGAGCTGGAGATGCGCAGGCTCGCCCTCGAGGACGCGCAAGCCGAGGCCGACGCCGCCGAGAAGGCCGCCACCGAGGCTCGCCAGGCCGCCGCCGACCAACTGAAGGCATCGCAGGACGCCACGCAGGAGGCCGAGGACCTCAAGGCCGAGGTCGCCCGCCTGTCGAAGCAGCGCGACGCTGCCGAGGTCGCCGCCACGGACGAGGTCGCCTCCGAGGAACAGCGCCAGCGCGACCTCGAGGCCGAGAACTCCTCGGTCGAGAAGCGCATCCAGCAGCGCATCGCCGCCGAGAAGAAGGCCGCCGAGGAGAAGGCGGCCCGCGAGAAGGCCGAGCGTGACGAGGCCGCCCGTCAGAAGGCGGCCCGCGACAAGGCCGCCCGGGACAAGGCGGCCGCCGCCGCGTCGAAGCCGTCGTCGTCGGACAAGGGCTCCAGCTCGTCGTCCGGCTCATCAAGCTCCAACAAGAAGCCATCCAGCTCGTCGGGTGGCGGCTCGTCCTCATCCTCGTCGAGCCGCGACTTCATCTACCCCGTGCCCGCGCGCATCACCTCGCAGTACGGCATGCGCCTGCACCCCGTGCTCGGCTACTGGAAACTGCACGACGGCACCGACTTCGGCGCCGCATGCAACACGCCCATCAAGGCCGCGGCCGACGGCGTCGTGTCCGAGCGCTACTACAACGGCGGCTACGGCAACCGGCTCATGATCGACCACGGCAAGGTGGACGGCTACTACGTCACCACCGGCTACAACCACGCCACCCGTTACGTCGTCTCCGTCGGCCAGCGTGTCAGCCAGGGCCAGACCATCGGCTACGTCGGCTCGACCGGCTACTCCACTGGCTGCCACCTGCACCTGATGGTGTGGCAGAACGGGTCCCTGGTCAACCCCATGAGCAAGTGGTTCCGCTGACACCCAGGTGTCATACTTGAGCGATGCCCAGGGAAGTCGGACGAAAGCTCGTCGCACAGAACAAGAAGGCCCGGCACGATTACCAGATCGGTGACGTGTTCGAGGCCGGTCTTGTGCTGACCGGCACCGAGGTCAAGACCCTGCGCGCAGGGCGGGCCACGCTGACCGATGCGTACGCCACCGTCGACGACGGGGGAGAGGCGTGGCTGATCAACGCCAACATCCCCGAGTACGAGTTCGGCACCTGGCGCAACCACTCGGCACGCCGCACCCGCAAACTGCTGCTGCACCGCGCGGAGATCAACAAGATGGAACGTGCGCTGGACAACTCCGGTCGCACCCTGATCCCGCTGTCGATCTATTTCAAGGACGGCTACGCGAAGGTGGAGATCGCCGTCGCGACGGGCAAGAAGGACTGGGACAAGCGCCGCGACCTCGCCGAGCGGGACGCTAAGCGCGAGGCCGAGCGGGCGCTCGCCACCCGCAACAGGTACAACCGCCGCTGACACAGACCTCCGGGATCAATCAGGGGGATTCCCGTTGGGTGGGCGGGTCCGCTGCGCCACAATGGATGACATGAGTGTTCCCGGTCAGTCTCCCTTCAACGGTGTCAGCGACGAACTGCGCGACCGCGCCGTCGCTCACCTGAGCGCCATGTACGGCAACGGCACCATCAACGAGACGGAACTCGATCGACGACTAGGCCTCGCGCTCGGCGCGCGGGACAGGATCGAACTGGGTCGCTCGCTCGCCGGGCTCGCCCGGATGGCGCCCGCCGTCCTGACCCCGAAGACACCCGGCGGCGCGACCCCCGTCGAGAACGTCGGCGCAGGCCTCGTTCAACTCTCCGGGCTCGCGACCTCCTTCGTCGGCCCCGCCATCGTCAAGGCGGCGACCAAGCCGGGGTCACGCCTCTGGTGGGAGGCAGGTCGCGCCATGAGCCTCCAGTTGACCTTCCTGGCCATCGGGCTGGCGCTCACCGTCCTCGGCTGGATGTTCCACGTCGAGGCGCTCGTGTTCCTCGCGTGGGCGGCCTGGTGGGGCTCGACCATCTGGGCGTCGGTGCGAGCCTTCAACGGCAAGCGGTCGACGGGCAACGTCGAACCGTTCCTGCTTGCCCGACCCAAGCTGCCTGGTTCCACGACTCCTGGGATCACCCGCTAGACTTGGTCGTGCGACAACTCAACAGGGGGTGACTGGTTTCGACTTGGGGCGGTAGTCCCAGGAGAAGCGGGCCGAGGATCCACGTTTATCTCGTAAACGCTGCGTGGAAACCAATAAGTGCCAACAACAACCGCACTAACTTCGCTCTCGCTGCCTGATCAGCGACCGAAGGGTCAGCTCAGGGACGCCTTCGCCTTGAGTCCTGGCCTCATTTAGAGGGCTTGCTGGACAGCTTGTGTGTCAGGGGCTGTTCGGGACTTAACTGATACTGGGTCCGTTTGCGACATGCTGACGTGAGTGCAAGGACCGAGTAAAACGCCTAGTTAGCTGCGCCCGGAGAAGCCCTGGTTCATCTCTCAAGGACGCGGGTTCAATTCCCGCCACCTCCACCCCTGCGACAGTGCCCGCCCATTGTGGCGGGCACTGTCATTTCCCGGGATCCCACGGCCCGGCTTGTAGAGTGGATGACGTGGATCACGCCGGAGCAGTAGCAGTTGGTCAGTTGCTCGTCGCCACCCAACCGGGCCGCGGCGGGTACTTCGACCGCACCGTCGTGCTGCTCATCGAGCACCAGAGCGAGGCGACAGTCGGGCTCTGCCTCAACGTGATGTCCGAGATCCCTGCCAGTAGTGTGCTGTCCGACTTCACCGAGCTGATGAGTCCGCCCGTCAGCGTCTTCGAGGGCGGCCCCGTCAACCAGGACGTCGTCGTCGCGCTGGGTGAGCCCGCCTCGCCCGAGTCGCCACCACCCGGCTGGGAACGCATCTCCGGCGACATCGGCGTGGTCGACGTCAACTACCCGTCCGAGCTGCTGGTCACGTCGTTCACCCAGCTCCGGGTCTTCGTGGGCCTGTCCGCCTGGTCTCCTGGCCAACTCGAGGGCGAGTTGATCCGCGGATCCTGGTTCCGCACGCCGGTGCGTTCGGAGGACGTGTTCGGCGACCCGGATGGCCTCTGGCGACGGGTGTTGCGTCGAATGGGCGGTTCGACGGGCCGCTGGTCGACGTGGGTGGAGGAGCCTTCGCTCAACTGACGGGGCCGGATCGATGCCGAAAATGACCCGTGCCTCTGAAAGAATTGCGCTCGGACGAGGGAGGATGACGTGCTGCACGACCCGGTTGAGGACGATGAGTTGCTGGCCCCGCAGGGCCTCGGCGTCGAGGACACCGACGACCTGGACGACGACACCGACGACCTGACCGGCGACTGGCAGGCCGCCCACGGCTATCCCGATACCCGCAGGGCCGTTCGCATCTGGGTGGACGAGGACACCAGGCATCTGACGAAGATGCGGCTCTCCACACGCTGGCGCGACCGGCTCGGCACCCACAAACTCGAGGACGCGTTGGCGGAGGCCTTCTTCCTCGCTAACGCCCGCGTCGGCGACGTCCCGACGCTCGCCCCATCCACGATCGAGGTCCCCGAGGGCGACCCCAATCTCACATGGGCCGATCATCCCCGCATCAGCGAGCAGATCCAGACTCTGCTTGAGCGCGTCACGGAACTCAGTTCCCGGGCGCCAGACCAGGTCCGGTGGGCCGACTTCCAGGGCGAGCAGGTCACCGCAAGCAGTTCGCACGGCCACTGCACCGTGACGCTGTCCCTAGC is a genomic window containing:
- the ftsX gene encoding permease-like cell division protein FtsX — protein: MRHSLRETWSGLRRNLAMTIAVIVTMGVSLSLLGAGILTAMEVDLAKRSLYNKVEISVFLCTEQTQGGRCAPGKATTDAQREQIQQTLEANPEVSEVVYESKEAAFEEFKRVFAESPVVDSRTAADMQDSFRVKLVNPENYAGVVSEAKGLQGVQAVQDLHSVLDPMFKWLGALQWATITMSALLLLAGALQIANTIRMAAFTRRREIGIMRLVGASNLYILLPFLLESLVAGLIGIVIAAGALTAGYWFVIVENAQTSITALPWIGWTDLATAIVAIAVVGIALAVIPTLLATRKYLRI
- a CDS encoding M23 family metallopeptidase, whose protein sequence is MKREQGSSPKPVRRQLTTRLARGIVAAACAVTLVCSTWTPATADDLDDRKEQLKQEMATQAVAVDEAHASLNSAVQAAADARAQLADAKAALAAAESAQREAEELDAQREKELAAAEKKLKQAQADVAAAKAALDSVNKRLDEEILVTTQQNSGLLNLALIFSDVDASNLNQRAQLADTLFDSSTKQLDELEMRRLALEDAQAEADAAEKAATEARQAAADQLKASQDATQEAEDLKAEVARLSKQRDAAEVAATDEVASEEQRQRDLEAENSSVEKRIQQRIAAEKKAAEEKAAREKAERDEAARQKAARDKAARDKAAAAASKPSSSDKGSSSSSGSSSSNKKPSSSSGGGSSSSSSSRDFIYPVPARITSQYGMRLHPVLGYWKLHDGTDFGAACNTPIKAAADGVVSERYYNGGYGNRLMIDHGKVDGYYVTTGYNHATRYVVSVGQRVSQGQTIGYVGSTGYSTGCHLHLMVWQNGSLVNPMSKWFR
- the smpB gene encoding SsrA-binding protein SmpB, translating into MPREVGRKLVAQNKKARHDYQIGDVFEAGLVLTGTEVKTLRAGRATLTDAYATVDDGGEAWLINANIPEYEFGTWRNHSARRTRKLLLHRAEINKMERALDNSGRTLIPLSIYFKDGYAKVEIAVATGKKDWDKRRDLAERDAKREAERALATRNRYNRR
- a CDS encoding DUF1707 domain-containing protein encodes the protein MSVPGQSPFNGVSDELRDRAVAHLSAMYGNGTINETELDRRLGLALGARDRIELGRSLAGLARMAPAVLTPKTPGGATPVENVGAGLVQLSGLATSFVGPAIVKAATKPGSRLWWEAGRAMSLQLTFLAIGLALTVLGWMFHVEALVFLAWAAWWGSTIWASVRAFNGKRSTGNVEPFLLARPKLPGSTTPGITR
- a CDS encoding YqgE/AlgH family protein — its product is MDHAGAVAVGQLLVATQPGRGGYFDRTVVLLIEHQSEATVGLCLNVMSEIPASSVLSDFTELMSPPVSVFEGGPVNQDVVVALGEPASPESPPPGWERISGDIGVVDVNYPSELLVTSFTQLRVFVGLSAWSPGQLEGELIRGSWFRTPVRSEDVFGDPDGLWRRVLRRMGGSTGRWSTWVEEPSLN